One window of the Oncorhynchus tshawytscha isolate Ot180627B unplaced genomic scaffold, Otsh_v2.0 Un_contig_5624_pilon_pilon, whole genome shotgun sequence genome contains the following:
- the LOC112241223 gene encoding zinc finger protein OZF-like isoform X5, with protein sequence MASVKLEDCSQTLELNVNIKDEEEEEKIGKSVSHGMRPVTSTVRTNPACLSPSTLSTNPQSLGPDCDSGAQFALQDPEMASVKLEDCSQSLELNVNIKDEEEEEKIGKSLSHGRLELSLGPVTSTVTTNPACLSPSTLSPNLQLLGPDCDSGAQFALQDPEMASVKLEDCSQTLELNVIIKDEEEEEKIGKSVSHGNHGETFSTFREQQQEDHRAKRSHHCPHCGEIFSFLSKLKIHLKIHLGENLYSCTDCGKDFTTLKVLIVHQRVHERIHTGLKPYFCSDCGKSFSRLDTLKRHGHIHTGEKPYSCSDCGASFSRLGHLKTHEGIHTGVKPYSCSDCGKSFSRLGHLKTHERIHTGEKPYSCSDCGKSFSLLSNIKAHERMHTGVKPYSCSDCGKSFSRLGHLKTHERIHTGEKPYFCSDCLKCFTTSNGLKVHQRTHTGEKPYSCSDCVKCFTTYSGLESHQRTHTGEKPYACSNCVKCFTSSTNLKIHQRTHTGEKPYSCSDCGKSFSRLGNLKRHELIHTEEKPY encoded by the exons atggcatcagtgaagctggaagactgcagtcaaacactggagctgaatgtcaacattaaagatgaagaagaggaggagaagattgggAAATCTGTTTCTCATG GTATGAGGCCGGTAACATCAACAGTGAGGACaaacccagcctgcctctctccttccacactgagtACAAACCCACAGTCACTGGGTCCTGATTGTGACAGTGGAGCCCAGTTTGCActgcaggatccagagatggcatcagtgaagctggaagactgcagtcaatcactggagctgaatgtcaacattaaagatgaagaagaggaggagaagattgggAAATCTCTTTCTCATG GACGGCTAGAATTAAGTCTGGGGCCGGTAACATCAACAGTGACGACaaacccagcctgcctctctccttccacactgagtCCAAACCTACAGTTACTGGGTCCTGATTGTGACAGTGGAGCCCAGTTTGCActgcaggatccagagatggcatcagtgaagctggaagactgcagtcaaacactggaACTGAATGTCATcattaaagatgaagaagaggaggagaagattgggAAATCTGTTTCTCATG GAAACCATGGAGAGACATTCTCTACATTCAGAGAGCAACAGCAGGAAGATCACAGAGCTAAGAGGTCTCACCACTGCCCACATTGTGGGGAGATTTTCTCATTTCTATCAAAGCTGAAAATACACCTAAAAATACACTTAGGAGAGAATCTGTATTCCTGTACTGACTGTGGCAAGGATTTCACAACATTAAAGGTTCTGATAGTTCATCAGAGAGTGCATGAACGGATACATACAGGATTGAAGCCTTacttctgctctgactgtggaaagagtttctcaCGACTGGACACTTTAAAAAGACATGGACatatacatacaggagagaagccttactcctgctctgactgtggggcaAGTTTCTCTCGACTGGGCCACCTAAAAACACATGAAGGTATACATACAGGAGTGAAGCcctactcctgctctgactgtggaaagagtttctctcGACTGGGCCACCTAAAAACACAtgaacgtatacatacaggagagaagccttactcctgctctgactgtgggaagagtttctctcTACTGAGCAACATAAAAGCACATGAACGTATGCATACAGGAGTGAAGCcctactcctgctctgactgtggaaagagtttctctcGACTGGGCCACCTAAAAACACAtgaacgtatacatacaggagagaagccttacttctGCTCTGACTGTTTAAAATGCTTCACAACATCAAATGGCCTGaaagttcatcagagaacacacacgggagagaaaccttactcctgctctgattgTGTAAAATGCTTCACAACATACTCTGGTCTTGAAagtcatcagagaacacacacaggagagaagccttatgcCTGCTCTAATTGTGTAAAATGCTTCACATCATCAACTAACCTAAaaattcatcagagaacacacacaggagagaagccttactcctgttctgactgtgggaagagtttctcccGACTGGGCAACTTAAAAAGACATGAACTTATACATACAGAAGAGAAGCCTTACTAA